A genomic region of Photobacterium swingsii contains the following coding sequences:
- a CDS encoding DUF4238 domain-containing protein, whose protein sequence is MVDPINHHYLPKFYINKFGFQKKKRKYKVYSFDKLFNKNIIPMDTGNICCEKHRNTLELDGEKSYWVEYSLSELEGIFSKLILAVENFFLVKRFESIRLLRACCYDKIALNEHLFFFMEKKLPKSYFTRVMEYRPFIYIYEPRSTFDVKFMLSSTDVSALKEIPEAIKLISFFISTSFWRLEKNDLNFDLKFKLNEVTQCFEKEVSGFDNEFNSLLESNVKPLVSDISSVIDCGQNKNLKIIYRNLIYPIFSSYLSDVSGDLSFYVVKSPKNNMLSSDYPFIFDNSLGLNMKAPFVFVWSSKYILLASRQKPIIDDVEDFCFKVSVVSHLQSSRYSFCNSKEQMCSVIDAAQNYNDVELMDLKNEILAHLL, encoded by the coding sequence ATGGTCGACCCAATTAATCATCATTATTTGCCAAAATTTTACATTAATAAGTTTGGCTTTCAAAAGAAAAAACGAAAATATAAGGTGTATAGTTTTGATAAATTGTTTAATAAAAATATTATTCCAATGGATACAGGCAATATTTGTTGTGAAAAGCATAGAAACACTTTAGAACTTGATGGCGAAAAATCATACTGGGTTGAATATTCGCTAAGTGAGTTGGAAGGGATTTTTTCAAAATTAATTTTAGCTGTTGAAAATTTTTTTCTAGTAAAGAGATTCGAATCAATTAGGCTGTTAAGAGCATGCTGTTACGATAAGATCGCACTGAATGAACACTTGTTTTTTTTCATGGAAAAGAAGTTGCCTAAGAGCTACTTTACGAGAGTGATGGAATATAGGCCTTTTATATATATATATGAACCTCGCTCAACGTTTGATGTCAAGTTTATGTTGAGCTCAACAGATGTTTCGGCACTAAAAGAAATACCTGAAGCAATAAAGTTGATTTCATTCTTTATATCAACGTCATTCTGGAGGTTAGAAAAGAATGATTTGAATTTTGACCTTAAGTTTAAACTTAATGAAGTGACCCAATGTTTTGAAAAAGAAGTTTCTGGTTTTGATAATGAATTCAATTCATTGCTAGAGTCGAATGTTAAGCCATTAGTTTCGGATATTAGCAGTGTTATTGATTGCGGTCAAAATAAAAACTTAAAAATCATTTACAGGAATTTAATATATCCAATATTTTCTTCTTATTTAAGTGATGTTAGTGGTGATTTGAGTTTTTATGTAGTTAAGAGCCCTAAAAATAACATGTTGAGTTCTGATTATCCATTTATTTTTGATAATAGCTTAGGCCTGAATATGAAGGCTCCATTTGTTTTTGTATGGTCATCAAAGTATATACTTTTAGCCAGTAGGCAGAAGCCTATAATAGATGATGTTGAAGATTTTTGCTTTAAAGTATCAGTTGTTAGTCATTTACAGTCGAGTCGGTATTCATTTTGTAATAGTAAAGAACAAATGTGTAGTGTAATAGATGCAGCACAAAATTATAATGATGTTGAACTCATGGATTTAAAAAACGAGATACTAGCTCATCTGTTATAA
- a CDS encoding TniQ family protein produces the protein MEFGARDEHSLAVRRPPMLGESLKSFLLRLANVNACKYKTLVKHLGFGPSTWFTPGSASESMMYTALSKVLNVSEQALLEILRTPSMKDLWIPSVIGTSEMKVRTVRACLSCLSEAPYHRQAWQHAMYCVCTKHNEQMIDCCPHCGNGLELDFCLNGRCHDCGSHMSDGPVQVMTVPVWQKEVFQGAQSRELLQSLLGMSMVAVRPLDLFTSDIRVRDMRVVEVMALMQKAWNLLHSYTARQTLKEALNRRWHEVNQVMGEELPLTLYREATALALANDNASDGKLDAPVFESDSREFDIIKSTKRFAFLCEGDSTRGLVKATQLMNFLGIKPKDFEQLRQAGVFIQINPKAAKKDALYCLEAVARQFSKLIRVDNVEAGYVAYEEFVPVACKFISGLHEGSVLVDIFNCDFPTQLLSNQKGTVIERLYVHKEAFCEQYTECDIYEYQTVPVTFLPGFFGTQMPNVRAALKSVFVQKVMGFDVLRAKEDIPTSALKELHDNYLILNKWAYSHSKSKTKCLCALKRAKVEPLVRVNEEHCNSFEIYPKSAEQVLLDRYDELAQNYKGRKRRRKSEF, from the coding sequence ATGGAGTTTGGTGCACGTGATGAGCACTCTCTGGCAGTTCGCCGTCCGCCAATGCTTGGAGAAAGTCTCAAAAGCTTCCTGTTACGCCTGGCTAACGTTAATGCCTGCAAATACAAGACATTAGTTAAGCACTTGGGGTTTGGGCCGAGCACGTGGTTTACGCCTGGTTCGGCGTCAGAGTCAATGATGTATACGGCGTTAAGCAAAGTGCTTAACGTCAGCGAACAAGCGCTGTTGGAAATCCTAAGAACACCATCCATGAAAGATCTATGGATACCCAGTGTGATAGGGACGAGTGAAATGAAGGTACGCACAGTTCGGGCTTGCCTTAGTTGCTTGTCTGAGGCTCCGTATCACCGTCAGGCATGGCAGCATGCGATGTATTGTGTATGTACGAAACATAATGAGCAGATGATTGATTGCTGTCCACATTGTGGAAATGGCCTTGAACTGGACTTTTGTTTGAATGGACGTTGCCATGACTGTGGCTCTCATATGTCAGATGGGCCTGTACAGGTAATGACTGTGCCTGTATGGCAGAAGGAAGTATTTCAAGGAGCTCAGTCTAGAGAGTTACTTCAATCGTTATTGGGGATGAGCATGGTTGCTGTTCGGCCGTTGGATTTATTCACCTCGGATATCCGAGTGAGGGACATGCGTGTCGTAGAAGTGATGGCGTTGATGCAAAAGGCCTGGAATTTGCTTCATAGTTATACTGCTAGGCAGACACTAAAAGAGGCTCTGAATCGCCGTTGGCATGAGGTGAACCAGGTAATGGGTGAAGAACTACCTCTGACGCTGTACCGTGAGGCTACAGCATTAGCCTTGGCTAATGATAATGCTAGTGATGGCAAATTGGATGCACCGGTATTTGAAAGTGACTCGCGCGAATTTGACATCATCAAAAGTACGAAGCGTTTTGCATTCTTGTGTGAAGGTGACTCTACAAGAGGCCTTGTAAAGGCCACCCAACTAATGAATTTTCTTGGGATAAAACCGAAAGATTTTGAACAGTTAAGACAGGCTGGGGTCTTTATCCAGATCAATCCTAAGGCAGCTAAGAAAGATGCGCTTTATTGTTTAGAGGCAGTTGCACGCCAGTTTTCAAAACTGATTCGGGTTGATAACGTTGAAGCAGGATATGTGGCATATGAAGAGTTTGTACCGGTAGCGTGTAAGTTCATCTCTGGGCTGCATGAAGGCAGCGTGTTAGTGGATATATTTAACTGTGATTTCCCTACACAGTTGCTGTCAAATCAAAAAGGAACAGTTATTGAACGATTGTATGTACACAAAGAAGCTTTTTGTGAACAGTACACAGAATGTGACATTTATGAATATCAAACGGTTCCAGTAACGTTTCTGCCAGGTTTCTTTGGGACTCAGATGCCCAATGTCAGGGCCGCGTTAAAAAGTGTTTTTGTACAAAAGGTTATGGGTTTTGATGTCTTAAGAGCAAAAGAAGATATTCCAACATCTGCTTTAAAAGAACTTCATGATAACTACCTGATTTTAAATAAGTGGGCATACTCACATAGCAAGAGTAAGACTAAGTGTCTGTGTGCATTGAAGCGGGCTAAGGTCGAACCCCTAGTGAGGGTCAATGAAGAGCATTGCAACTCTTTTGAGATATATCCTAAGAGTGCAGAACAAGTACTACTTGATAGATATGATGAGTTGGCCCAGAACTATAAGGGTAGGAAGCGAAGGCGAAAAAGTGAGTTTTAA
- a CDS encoding YDG/SRA domain-containing protein, with amino-acid sequence MRVFGHIPGIKPGDKFKNRDALSKAGVHCPTVAGISGSKLEGADSIVLSGGYEDDEDFGDVIIYTGAGGQDTRKKQVADQTLDSVNLALAKSKTDCLPVRVTRGYKHKNEHSPDSGYQYSGLYHVEDYWKELGKSGYIIWRYRLVAEDVNIIIDEVNEPPAEYGAPKRKSTSSNKLVRDYRKALNVKKWYKYKCQVCGIAIETSAGLYAEAAHIKPLGEPHNGPDSEHNILCLCPNHHVMFDNGGFTISDDFTLIGIPGELVTVKKHKIDIRFIHYHREHYQKNA; translated from the coding sequence TTGAGAGTTTTTGGACATATTCCTGGAATAAAACCTGGTGATAAATTTAAAAACAGGGATGCTTTGTCAAAAGCAGGTGTTCACTGTCCTACGGTAGCTGGTATTAGTGGCTCAAAACTGGAAGGCGCTGATTCAATTGTGCTCTCAGGAGGATATGAAGATGACGAAGATTTTGGTGATGTCATTATTTATACGGGGGCAGGTGGACAAGATACTAGGAAAAAGCAGGTAGCGGATCAAACCTTAGATTCAGTTAATCTTGCACTTGCTAAAAGTAAAACTGATTGCTTACCTGTTCGAGTCACTCGGGGCTACAAACATAAAAATGAACACAGCCCTGATTCTGGGTATCAATATTCAGGCTTGTATCATGTGGAAGATTATTGGAAGGAGTTAGGTAAATCTGGCTATATTATTTGGCGCTATAGGTTAGTTGCTGAAGATGTAAACATAATCATTGATGAAGTAAATGAACCTCCAGCGGAATATGGAGCCCCTAAAAGAAAATCCACTAGTTCAAATAAATTAGTTAGAGATTATAGAAAAGCATTAAATGTTAAAAAATGGTACAAATATAAATGTCAAGTATGTGGTATAGCTATAGAAACTAGCGCTGGGTTGTATGCAGAAGCCGCCCACATAAAGCCATTAGGTGAGCCCCATAATGGTCCTGATAGTGAGCATAATATTTTGTGTCTTTGCCCTAACCACCATGTGATGTTTGATAATGGTGGTTTTACTATATCGGATGACTTCACTTTAATCGGTATTCCAGGTGAATTGGTAACTGTAAAAAAACATAAGATAGATATACGTTTTATTCACTATCACAGGGAACATTATCAAAAAAATGCATAA
- a CDS encoding IS110 family RNA-guided transposase has protein sequence MSLSIYGIDLAKHSFSIHGEDPTGKVLIHKTITRSNVLTTFANIPPAIIGMEACGASHYWARELTKLGHTPKIMAAKYVAPFRTGAKNDLNDAVAICVAVARPSTRCIKIKSADQQAILLLHRARENWVHERTGLLNQVRAMLAEFGVIAPVGRHALQRAIPEALEDADNQLPDLSRAIIADCYDHLLTLNQRIEDQENCFNMLVSRSHNAKKIMKVAGIGPITATAVIASIGKGEQFDKGRDFAAWLGLVPSQYSTGGKPRLGRITKRGDKYLRTLLIHGARAVIANLGDKTDRLSLWCKGLVERRGFKRATVALAAKNARIIWSLLRHDTDYEPIKN, from the coding sequence ATGTCACTCTCTATCTATGGCATTGATTTAGCCAAGCATAGCTTTAGTATCCACGGCGAAGATCCTACAGGCAAGGTACTGATCCACAAAACAATAACGCGGTCTAACGTTTTAACGACGTTTGCCAATATCCCACCGGCTATCATCGGTATGGAGGCCTGTGGGGCTTCGCATTATTGGGCTCGTGAACTGACTAAACTCGGTCATACGCCAAAAATTATGGCGGCCAAATATGTGGCACCTTTCAGAACGGGCGCCAAAAACGACCTCAATGATGCCGTTGCTATTTGTGTTGCTGTCGCCCGTCCTTCAACGCGCTGCATTAAAATCAAATCTGCAGACCAACAAGCCATTCTGTTACTTCACCGTGCGCGTGAAAACTGGGTGCATGAACGTACTGGATTACTCAATCAAGTTCGAGCTATGCTCGCCGAATTTGGTGTCATCGCCCCTGTCGGTCGGCATGCTCTCCAACGCGCAATACCCGAAGCATTGGAAGATGCCGATAACCAACTACCTGATTTATCGAGGGCGATTATCGCCGATTGTTACGACCATCTTTTAACACTCAACCAACGCATTGAAGATCAAGAAAACTGCTTCAATATGCTGGTATCACGTAGCCATAATGCCAAGAAAATAATGAAAGTAGCGGGTATTGGCCCAATCACGGCTACGGCAGTTATTGCCAGTATCGGTAAGGGTGAGCAGTTCGATAAAGGCCGTGACTTTGCTGCGTGGCTGGGCCTCGTTCCTTCCCAATACTCGACTGGCGGTAAACCTCGGCTAGGCCGTATCACTAAGAGAGGCGATAAGTACCTTCGAACATTGCTGATACATGGTGCGCGGGCAGTCATTGCCAACCTCGGTGATAAAACCGACAGGCTCAGCCTCTGGTGTAAAGGCCTCGTTGAGCGACGAGGCTTCAAACGGGCGACCGTGGCACTGGCAGCCAAGAATGCGCGAATTATCTGGTCGCTACTTCGTCACGATACCGACTACGAACCGATTAAAAACTAA
- a CDS encoding YiiX/YebB-like N1pC/P60 family cysteine hydrolase produces MVKLTEVDKNGNEHRVTGLKLFGSDYPQIITCDKIKPGDVLFCYQDPKSESFFNKKKTKLIQSKTKGIYVHCGIYLGNDLVADAAGKFVRTIKLNEFIDSYSYIVVSRCEYVKEDKITKMIAYAYNCVENKIEYDLGGAINLPKKRMEHRRFIWGNKPKPNIEKKNDKMFCSEFVLNCFKASGYISKDDKTYVAHMWSPTDLAHDDLLSFQGYIAINGIESIHRDDIFLL; encoded by the coding sequence ATGGTTAAATTAACAGAAGTTGATAAAAATGGTAATGAACATCGTGTTACAGGTCTTAAGTTATTTGGTAGTGATTACCCTCAAATAATTACCTGTGACAAAATTAAACCTGGGGATGTATTGTTTTGTTATCAAGATCCTAAAAGTGAGTCATTTTTTAATAAGAAGAAAACAAAATTAATTCAAAGTAAAACGAAAGGGATCTATGTTCACTGTGGTATATATCTTGGTAATGATTTAGTTGCAGATGCAGCAGGTAAGTTTGTAAGAACAATAAAACTTAATGAATTTATTGATTCATATTCATATATTGTAGTTTCTCGTTGTGAATACGTAAAAGAAGATAAAATAACGAAAATGATTGCCTACGCATATAATTGCGTTGAAAATAAAATTGAGTATGATTTAGGTGGCGCAATAAATTTACCTAAAAAACGAATGGAACATAGACGCTTTATTTGGGGAAATAAACCTAAACCAAACATCGAAAAGAAAAATGATAAAATGTTTTGTTCTGAGTTTGTTTTGAATTGTTTCAAAGCTAGTGGCTATATTTCAAAAGATGACAAGACATATGTTGCTCACATGTGGTCACCAACAGATTTGGCTCATGATGATTTACTATCTTTTCAAGGATATATTGCTATTAATGGTATTGAAAGCATTCATAGGGACGATATATTTTTGCTGTAA